Proteins encoded in a region of the Stieleria neptunia genome:
- a CDS encoding lysophospholipid acyltransferase family protein, with protein MTGIDSRHCNELLSDQDGDYRTADGPKRWMARSFPTVSFYRQFAWNVYRSSRIARQGKYGNQRWSETSFEVMQSLESVGVRFEVTGLRHLGDLTTPCVLIGNHMSMLETIVLPAIIQPIRDVTFVVKQSLMDYPVFRHILRTRDPIAVSRENPREDFKRVMTEGAERLAKGVSIVVFPQTTRSDSFDPGTFNSIGVKLAARAKVPVVPIALQTDAWGNGKWIKDLGPIDPRKTVRFAFGEPIAIEGRGDRQQQAVIDFIATKLDRWNAGT; from the coding sequence ATGACTGGAATTGATTCTCGACACTGCAATGAACTGTTGTCCGATCAGGACGGTGATTACCGCACCGCCGATGGTCCGAAACGCTGGATGGCGCGGAGTTTTCCGACCGTCAGCTTCTATCGCCAGTTCGCGTGGAATGTGTATCGATCCAGTCGGATCGCCCGGCAGGGAAAGTATGGAAACCAACGCTGGAGCGAAACCAGCTTCGAAGTCATGCAGTCTCTCGAATCGGTCGGCGTTCGATTCGAAGTCACCGGTCTGCGGCACTTGGGCGATCTGACAACACCTTGCGTGTTGATCGGCAACCACATGAGCATGCTGGAGACGATCGTCCTGCCCGCCATCATCCAGCCGATTCGCGACGTGACGTTTGTGGTCAAGCAGAGTTTGATGGACTATCCGGTGTTTCGTCACATCTTGCGAACACGCGACCCCATCGCCGTCTCACGCGAAAATCCGCGTGAAGACTTCAAGCGGGTGATGACGGAGGGAGCCGAGCGTCTCGCCAAGGGCGTCTCGATCGTCGTGTTTCCCCAGACCACCCGCAGCGACAGCTTTGATCCGGGCACGTTCAACTCGATCGGTGTCAAACTGGCGGCTCGGGCCAAGGTCCCGGTGGTGCCGATCGCGCTGCAGACCGATGCGTGGGGGAACGGCAAGTGGATCAAGGATCTCGGTCCGATCGACCCGCGCAAGACGGTTCGATTTGCGTTCGGGGAACCGATCGCCATCGAAGGCCGTGGCGACCGGCAGCAACAAGCCGTGATCGACTTTATCGCGACCAAACTGGATCGGTGGAACGCCGGCACGTAG
- a CDS encoding tetratricopeptide repeat protein, giving the protein MADFSAKGDTMADIMTAETASCCVMGRKQLMEYPWITAPDFDASGTDESPTDWRPGVRVAVVRTSALPWGAMTVLVAVLLLGLIACGGALGAINDAAMTGLKVSVVVAGLLAGCYAALVLACHLLLADGETVIDWNEGTILHRRNRSQNTYPLDQLTEIRIAPQPDPNPEIAEVQLVVGGPLVPLLTTYRCDSTEQACRSVAVAARHLATTLNVPLVAPPNIPLDDVTKDDRAWSDEYVDTGNWTLMSMRAAERNGDSDAAARHRREAIDYFDIANRIDPSNPAPLLELGKLSDDGDANKQAVEMALAAAPDSPEALIELAKIQDRDGEFELAQQSYDRAVSIDRCVDTLQARALFFQFNERFHEAVNDFDDAMERAGDDDERAHLLGLRSDCYRDWFESSGNQRYLKRAIDDARENVALDPEQSNSLANLLIDAEEYTEAIAILDDWIMNEGEDTYVFGLLGRAFLQQGIDMDSAIFHLTRAIEIEEAAPPISDPGWQDIQRRSLSHLYSLRSEAHQKNKDSEASRRDIETSRKLDPR; this is encoded by the coding sequence ATGGCGGATTTTTCAGCCAAGGGTGACACGATGGCGGATATCATGACAGCTGAGACGGCGTCGTGTTGCGTGATGGGGAGGAAACAGTTGATGGAATACCCTTGGATCACTGCCCCAGATTTTGATGCTTCAGGGACCGACGAATCGCCGACGGATTGGCGTCCGGGCGTGCGGGTAGCGGTCGTCCGGACCAGTGCGTTGCCGTGGGGCGCCATGACGGTGCTGGTCGCGGTTTTGCTGTTGGGCCTGATCGCCTGTGGCGGCGCGCTGGGGGCGATCAACGACGCGGCCATGACGGGGCTGAAAGTCAGCGTGGTGGTCGCCGGCCTTCTGGCGGGATGCTACGCCGCCTTGGTGCTGGCCTGCCATCTGCTGCTGGCCGACGGTGAGACCGTGATCGACTGGAACGAAGGCACGATTCTGCATCGTCGAAACCGATCCCAAAACACCTATCCGCTGGATCAATTGACGGAAATCCGCATCGCGCCGCAGCCCGATCCGAACCCGGAGATCGCCGAAGTCCAATTGGTTGTCGGCGGCCCATTGGTCCCCTTGCTGACGACGTATCGCTGTGATTCGACCGAGCAGGCCTGTCGATCGGTCGCAGTCGCAGCTCGACATCTCGCGACAACGCTCAACGTGCCTCTGGTCGCTCCACCGAACATCCCGCTGGACGACGTGACCAAAGACGATCGCGCGTGGTCGGATGAATATGTCGACACCGGGAACTGGACACTGATGAGCATGCGGGCGGCGGAAAGGAACGGGGATTCCGACGCGGCGGCCCGCCATCGACGCGAAGCGATCGATTACTTTGACATCGCCAACCGCATTGACCCCAGCAATCCCGCGCCCCTGCTGGAACTCGGCAAGCTGTCCGACGATGGCGATGCCAACAAACAAGCCGTCGAGATGGCGTTGGCCGCAGCGCCCGATTCGCCGGAGGCCTTGATCGAATTGGCAAAGATTCAGGATCGTGACGGCGAATTCGAATTGGCCCAACAGAGTTACGATCGTGCGGTAAGCATCGACCGCTGTGTCGATACATTGCAGGCGCGTGCGTTGTTCTTCCAGTTCAACGAACGCTTCCACGAGGCAGTGAACGATTTCGATGATGCGATGGAGCGGGCCGGCGACGATGACGAGCGGGCCCACTTGCTCGGGCTGCGATCGGACTGTTATCGCGACTGGTTTGAATCGTCCGGCAATCAACGCTACCTCAAACGGGCCATCGATGACGCGCGCGAAAACGTCGCCTTGGACCCCGAACAGTCCAACAGTCTGGCCAACCTGCTGATCGACGCGGAGGAATACACCGAAGCCATCGCGATTCTCGATGATTGGATCATGAACGAAGGGGAGGACACCTATGTGTTCGGCTTGCTGGGGCGGGCATTTCTGCAGCAAGGCATCGACATGGATTCCGCCATCTTTCATCTCACCCGCGCCATCGAAATCGAAGAGGCCGCTCCACCAATCAGCGACCCCGGATGGCAAGACATTCAACGTCGAAGCCTGTCGCATCTGTATTCGCTTCGAAGCGAAGCCCACCAAAAAAACAAAGACTCCGAAGCCTCACGCCGCGACATCGAAACGTCGCGAAAACTGGACCCGCGATAG
- a CDS encoding lysophospholipid acyltransferase family protein: MNRVLPFLVTGFIWLLRTTCRVRAINDSRDRLRAAGQPYLYAGLHGQQIAMVVHAEKGAGALVSRSKDGDLIARTLEKTGVTPIRGSSGASRKGGVAALRGLVAHVSGGRPACLAVDGPKGPRGIASPGIAMLSQKTGAPVLPMSLIPTKRIVLSRTWDRTQIPLPFCRIDGVFGDLMYPRDGESVGEFTQRIQDELLRLEATYDPKEAAKTHAAMKPLFNDKGGSKKRAA, from the coding sequence ATGAATCGAGTGCTGCCCTTCTTGGTGACGGGGTTTATCTGGCTGTTGCGAACCACCTGTCGCGTCCGCGCGATCAATGATTCTCGGGATCGGCTTCGCGCGGCCGGACAGCCGTATCTCTATGCCGGCTTGCACGGACAGCAAATTGCCATGGTGGTCCACGCCGAAAAGGGGGCGGGCGCCTTGGTGTCGCGCAGTAAAGACGGTGACTTGATCGCCCGGACGCTTGAGAAGACGGGGGTGACTCCGATTCGAGGCAGCAGCGGTGCGAGCCGAAAAGGCGGCGTCGCGGCGCTACGGGGGCTGGTCGCCCATGTCTCCGGCGGCAGACCGGCTTGTCTGGCCGTGGACGGACCAAAGGGGCCACGTGGGATCGCCAGTCCCGGTATCGCGATGTTGTCGCAAAAAACCGGCGCTCCTGTCCTGCCGATGTCCCTGATTCCCACCAAACGGATCGTCTTGTCGCGGACCTGGGATCGCACGCAGATTCCGCTTCCGTTTTGTCGCATTGACGGCGTGTTCGGCGACCTGATGTACCCGCGTGATGGAGAGTCCGTCGGGGAGTTTACCCAGCGGATCCAGGACGAGTTGTTGCGTTTGGAGGCAACCTACGATCCGAAAGAAGCCGCAAAGACTCACGCCGCGATGAAGCCGTTGTTCAATGACAAAGGCGGGTCGAAGAAGCGGGCGGCGTAG
- a CDS encoding TraB/GumN family protein: MRLLLFALFVVLTLVNLFLGAAASVAQSATAESQPKAQADAAEKEASEAPEASYLRIKKDDKGRKVALQTAIVRYHGKPGTRYDGAIVDLVGVVHIGEKDYYKDLNERLSKYDSVLYELVAPDGTRIRPEDLKERRSLVASMQTGMKDMLKLEYQLELIDYMSANFRHADMSPEEFSEDLQRRGDSVLKMIARMMGAGLATQSKSGGDLGVLMALFSQDRSTAMKNAMANQLIDMEAVTAGINDANGENTLIKGRNAKAFQVLREELAAGKQSLAVFYGAGHLPDMAERLEKDFGMKAGKTTWLDAWDLDGK; the protein is encoded by the coding sequence ATGCGTTTGCTCCTGTTCGCCCTGTTCGTCGTCCTCACGCTGGTCAACCTGTTCCTCGGGGCCGCCGCCAGTGTCGCCCAATCTGCAACGGCAGAGTCCCAACCGAAGGCCCAAGCAGACGCTGCGGAAAAGGAAGCGTCGGAAGCACCCGAAGCGTCTTATCTGCGGATCAAGAAAGACGACAAGGGCCGGAAAGTCGCGTTGCAGACCGCGATCGTCCGCTATCACGGCAAGCCCGGCACCCGTTACGACGGCGCCATCGTCGATCTGGTGGGTGTCGTTCACATCGGCGAAAAAGACTATTACAAGGATCTGAATGAACGGCTGTCGAAATACGATTCGGTGCTGTACGAACTGGTCGCCCCGGACGGCACCCGGATTCGCCCCGAAGATCTGAAGGAACGCCGATCGCTGGTCGCTTCGATGCAAACCGGCATGAAGGACATGCTGAAACTGGAATACCAGCTGGAATTGATCGACTACATGTCCGCCAATTTTCGACATGCCGACATGAGCCCCGAAGAGTTCAGCGAGGATCTGCAACGACGCGGCGACAGCGTGCTGAAGATGATCGCCAGGATGATGGGAGCCGGCTTGGCGACCCAGTCCAAAAGCGGTGGCGACCTCGGCGTGCTGATGGCATTGTTCAGCCAAGACCGTTCGACCGCGATGAAAAACGCGATGGCCAATCAGTTGATCGACATGGAAGCGGTGACGGCCGGAATCAACGATGCCAATGGTGAGAACACGCTGATCAAGGGACGCAATGCCAAGGCGTTTCAAGTCCTGCGCGAAGAATTAGCCGCCGGCAAGCAATCCCTGGCCGTGTTCTACGGCGCCGGACACCTCCCCGACATGGCCGAACGGCTGGAAAAAGACTTCGGCATGAAAGCCGGAAAGACGACCTGGCTCGACGCCTGGGACCTGGACGGCAAGTAG
- a CDS encoding (5-formylfuran-3-yl)methyl phosphate synthase, translated as MKPEWLVSVRDLAEAKRAVEFDVAILDFKEPRRGALAPVAVQIWRQVASWASAGKDGPLLSAALGESDQAVGLADQLPPEFAFAKAGPSGCNDPDQTRGMWDAVRARLPDRVELVAVAYADHRSADCLPAEQILDLAARHGFRRILLDTCEKNGRSSIDLLGSSRLLNLGRQAHQQLLWWSLAGSITRDQVAGMAKLIPPPEFRPDCFAVRGDVCDGDRIGTLCPDKMRQWMQMLH; from the coding sequence GTGAAACCTGAATGGCTGGTCAGCGTGCGCGATCTGGCCGAGGCGAAGCGGGCGGTCGAATTTGACGTCGCGATCTTGGACTTCAAAGAACCACGCCGCGGCGCGTTGGCGCCCGTCGCCGTCCAAATCTGGCGCCAGGTCGCGTCCTGGGCGAGCGCCGGCAAGGACGGCCCCCTGCTTTCGGCCGCGTTGGGGGAATCCGATCAGGCGGTGGGGCTTGCCGATCAGCTGCCGCCGGAGTTCGCGTTTGCCAAGGCCGGCCCGAGTGGGTGCAACGATCCGGACCAGACCAGGGGCATGTGGGACGCCGTCCGGGCACGGTTGCCCGACCGGGTTGAATTGGTTGCGGTCGCCTATGCGGACCACCGATCGGCCGACTGCCTGCCGGCCGAACAGATCCTGGACTTGGCCGCCCGCCATGGTTTTCGACGCATCCTGCTGGATACCTGCGAAAAGAACGGCCGGTCATCGATCGACCTGCTGGGTTCCTCGCGACTGTTGAACCTTGGCCGCCAAGCCCACCAACAGCTCCTTTGGTGGTCGCTGGCCGGTTCGATCACACGAGACCAGGTCGCAGGGATGGCAAAGCTGATCCCGCCCCCCGAGTTTCGGCCCGATTGCTTCGCCGTCCGCGGAGATGTCTGTGACGGCGATCGAATCGGAACGCTGTGCCCGGACAAGATGCGGCAGTGGATGCAGATGCTGCACTAG
- a CDS encoding ribonuclease D → MEYESISAIDDLRQFCDELADAPIIAFDTEFVSEDRYRPQLCLIQVAAGDRLAIIDPLAMHSTAPFWDLLVQPGRTVIAHAAREECRFCYQFTNQPIAGLFDTQLAAGFSGMEFPISLGNLVNRLTGKTLAKGESRTNWRHRPLSRDQLNYALQDVTDLEAMYWMQREAIEKLNRHAWLEEETEIRQQKVIQHETSENWRRVSGCAGMTPRQLEIIRHLWRWRDQRAATLDRPVRRVMRDDLMVELAKRGSAEIKKIRNIRGMDWRGYSAHYDDISAAIQAALEVPDDQLPRRTRKSRGVISPMLSQFLSTSMACISRQNKLAPSIVGNADDVKEVLGFELDPKEGDKIPSLLTGWRGEIVGKTFRKLLSGHAAIRVADVRKEQPLEFVELD, encoded by the coding sequence TTGGAATACGAATCGATCAGTGCGATCGACGATCTTCGTCAATTCTGTGATGAACTGGCTGATGCGCCGATCATTGCCTTCGACACCGAGTTTGTTTCCGAAGACCGTTATCGACCCCAGTTGTGTTTGATTCAAGTCGCCGCCGGAGATCGATTGGCGATCATTGATCCCTTGGCGATGCACAGCACCGCCCCGTTCTGGGATCTGTTGGTCCAACCCGGCCGCACGGTGATCGCCCACGCGGCGCGGGAGGAGTGTCGGTTCTGTTACCAGTTCACCAATCAGCCGATCGCCGGGCTGTTCGATACGCAACTGGCAGCCGGATTCAGCGGCATGGAGTTCCCCATATCGCTCGGCAATCTGGTCAATCGGCTGACGGGCAAAACCCTTGCCAAGGGAGAGTCACGCACCAATTGGCGGCATCGTCCGCTCTCACGCGACCAACTGAACTATGCGTTGCAAGACGTGACGGACCTGGAAGCGATGTATTGGATGCAGCGTGAGGCGATCGAAAAGCTGAACCGCCACGCTTGGTTGGAAGAAGAAACCGAGATCCGTCAACAAAAAGTCATTCAACACGAAACGAGCGAAAACTGGCGGCGCGTCAGCGGATGCGCCGGGATGACGCCGCGACAACTGGAGATCATCCGCCACCTTTGGCGCTGGCGTGACCAGCGCGCCGCGACGCTCGATCGGCCGGTGCGACGCGTGATGCGTGACGATCTGATGGTCGAACTCGCCAAACGCGGATCGGCCGAGATCAAAAAGATCCGCAACATCCGGGGCATGGATTGGCGCGGGTATAGCGCACACTATGACGACATCTCGGCCGCGATCCAGGCGGCGCTTGAGGTTCCCGACGACCAACTGCCACGGCGAACCAGGAAATCACGCGGCGTCATCTCCCCGATGCTCAGCCAGTTCCTGTCGACCTCGATGGCCTGCATCAGTCGTCAGAATAAGCTCGCCCCGTCGATCGTCGGCAACGCCGACGACGTCAAGGAAGTGCTCGGTTTTGAACTGGATCCCAAAGAAGGCGACAAGATACCCTCGTTGTTGACCGGATGGCGCGGCGAGATTGTTGGAAAGACCTTTCGAAAGCTACTCAGCGGTCACGCGGCGATCCGTGTCGCGGACGTTCGCAAAGAACAGCCGCTGGAATTCGTCGAGCTGGATTGA
- a CDS encoding CPBP family intramembrane glutamic endopeptidase, whose translation MNEETPPHEEAPDDLLFVWACGFELAIGLAGLLLAWLLGVDARAYLGRIDKLAWKSVAIDLGIGALASIPMLVAISLLMKIRHESIDALKRLSDAPTMKALLSLSPAELLTVSICAGIGEELAFRGCLLPWLTAVQDATGQIDNPFQVGDSFSVAVPGLLAAAVLVSSIGFGLLHPITKLYVFIASLMGVYFAALMIATDSLLVPIVAHAVYDAAQFLIAKREIEAEEAAA comes from the coding sequence TTGAACGAAGAAACGCCTCCCCACGAAGAAGCGCCGGACGATCTGTTGTTCGTCTGGGCCTGCGGTTTCGAGCTCGCCATCGGTCTGGCCGGACTGTTGCTCGCCTGGTTGCTCGGGGTCGACGCGCGTGCGTACTTGGGGCGGATCGACAAACTGGCGTGGAAGAGCGTCGCCATCGACTTGGGGATCGGCGCACTGGCATCGATCCCGATGTTGGTCGCGATTTCGCTGCTGATGAAAATTCGGCACGAATCGATCGACGCCCTCAAGCGACTCAGCGATGCACCGACGATGAAGGCGCTGTTGTCGCTGTCTCCGGCAGAGTTGTTGACGGTCAGCATCTGTGCGGGCATCGGTGAAGAGCTCGCCTTTCGCGGCTGCCTGTTGCCGTGGTTGACCGCGGTGCAGGACGCGACCGGCCAGATCGACAACCCCTTCCAGGTCGGGGATAGTTTTAGCGTGGCCGTGCCGGGGCTGCTCGCCGCGGCGGTCCTGGTCTCTTCGATCGGCTTCGGCCTGCTGCATCCGATCACCAAGCTCTACGTCTTCATCGCGTCCTTGATGGGCGTTTACTTTGCGGCGCTGATGATCGCCACCGACAGCTTGCTCGTCCCGATCGTCGCACACGCGGTCTACGACGCGGCGCAGTTCTTGATCGCCAAGCGTGAGATCGAGGCCGAGGAGGCGGCGGCGTAG
- a CDS encoding DNA gyrase subunit B, producing the protein MSDAPSSDLPESDAPDSPDEGAQEKGSQEEMDAQELGPDAPVSSIPAANQKYTDEDLKHLSDLDHVRKRPGMYIGDTATRGLHHLVYEVVDNSIDEAMAGFASKVSVIVHTDGSVTVEDDGRGIPVTKHQELSAELDREVSTLEGVMTVLKFGGKFEKGAYQTSGGLHGVGVTVVNFLSQWAEAEVSRDGFTWSQEYERGVATGPVKKGRTTSKTGTRTTFKADAQIFSVTKFNFDTLYKRLQELAFLNSGVRITFLDERNGEGGDFKYERGITEFVEHLNRASDPLHSDVISIVGEKDGCQFEIALQYSTEYTENVQSYVNNIHTIEGGTHVSGFRSALTRTLNNYGKKENLLKNTALGGDDIREGITAVISVRVPHPQFEGQTKTKLGNSEVEGIINGGVGEQLSKYLEENPRIAKSIVRKGLLASEAREAARKAKDLLRKRKDALGGGGLPGKLRDCISKQMERCEVYLVEGDSAGGSAEGGRMRDFQAILPLRGKIINAYKSREDKVLANEEVRSMIQAIGTGIGADQDISKRRYNKIVIMTDADVDGSHIRTLLLCFFYRQMYQLVADGHVYVAQPPLFRVTHGRSRYYVQTDEEMKGQLLDRGLNDTVFEAEDGRRIEGEDMRKLCGSLASMEDAIVALERRGVSLRVHAVRIDPVKNKLPSWLLTYGNEEHWFHSTDEVETHLNEHNLVLDDEAAAEETEAAADAAADAAGGEAESAPEASTEPTKTIAHLAELHEVRTINSGLKELSELGFSLEDLIPADRTGMTTPRFELVRGEDTRRPMVDLRDLLPEVRAAGEKGLQVTRFKGLGEMNAEELRETTLDPANRTLIKVNMKDAGAADEMFRLLMGDKVEPRREFIEKHALDVRNLDV; encoded by the coding sequence ATGAGCGACGCCCCCTCTTCGGATCTCCCGGAATCTGACGCCCCAGACTCGCCCGATGAGGGCGCACAGGAAAAAGGCTCCCAGGAAGAAATGGACGCCCAGGAACTCGGCCCCGACGCGCCGGTTTCCTCGATTCCCGCCGCGAACCAGAAATACACCGACGAAGACCTGAAGCATCTTTCGGACTTGGATCACGTCCGAAAGCGCCCGGGGATGTATATCGGCGACACCGCGACGCGAGGGCTGCACCACCTGGTCTACGAAGTCGTCGACAATTCGATCGATGAAGCGATGGCGGGCTTTGCCAGCAAGGTCTCCGTGATCGTCCACACCGACGGCAGCGTGACGGTCGAAGACGACGGTCGCGGCATCCCGGTGACCAAGCACCAAGAGCTTTCGGCCGAACTGGATCGCGAAGTCAGCACGCTCGAGGGGGTGATGACGGTCCTCAAGTTCGGCGGCAAGTTTGAAAAAGGCGCCTACCAAACCTCCGGCGGCCTGCACGGCGTCGGCGTCACCGTCGTCAACTTCCTCAGCCAGTGGGCCGAAGCCGAAGTCAGCCGAGACGGATTCACCTGGAGCCAAGAATACGAACGAGGCGTCGCGACCGGGCCGGTCAAAAAGGGCCGCACGACCAGCAAGACGGGCACCAGAACCACCTTCAAGGCCGATGCGCAGATCTTTTCGGTCACCAAATTCAACTTCGACACGCTCTACAAACGCCTGCAAGAACTCGCGTTCCTCAACAGCGGTGTGCGGATCACGTTCCTGGACGAACGCAACGGCGAGGGCGGCGATTTTAAATACGAACGCGGGATCACCGAATTCGTCGAACACCTCAACCGAGCCAGCGACCCGCTGCACAGCGATGTGATTTCGATCGTCGGTGAAAAAGACGGCTGCCAATTCGAAATCGCACTGCAGTACAGCACCGAATACACCGAAAACGTCCAGTCCTACGTCAACAACATTCACACGATCGAAGGCGGAACGCACGTCTCCGGATTTCGCTCGGCACTGACGCGGACACTGAACAATTACGGCAAAAAAGAAAACCTGCTCAAGAACACCGCGCTGGGAGGGGACGACATCCGCGAAGGCATCACGGCGGTGATCAGCGTTCGCGTGCCACATCCCCAGTTCGAAGGCCAAACGAAAACCAAACTCGGCAACAGCGAAGTCGAAGGCATCATCAACGGCGGCGTCGGCGAGCAGCTGTCGAAGTACCTGGAAGAAAACCCGCGCATCGCCAAGTCCATCGTCCGCAAGGGACTGCTGGCCTCCGAAGCTCGCGAAGCGGCTCGCAAGGCCAAGGACTTGCTGCGGAAACGAAAAGACGCGCTCGGCGGTGGCGGATTGCCCGGCAAATTGCGGGATTGCATCAGCAAGCAGATGGAACGCTGCGAAGTGTACCTGGTCGAAGGTGATTCGGCAGGCGGTTCGGCCGAAGGCGGGCGAATGCGCGACTTCCAAGCGATTCTGCCGCTGCGTGGTAAGATCATCAACGCCTACAAGAGCCGCGAAGACAAGGTGCTGGCCAACGAAGAAGTCCGTTCGATGATCCAAGCGATCGGAACGGGCATCGGCGCCGACCAAGACATCTCCAAACGTCGCTACAACAAGATCGTGATCATGACTGACGCCGACGTCGACGGCAGCCATATCCGCACCTTGCTGCTGTGCTTTTTCTATCGCCAAATGTACCAATTGGTTGCCGACGGGCACGTCTATGTCGCACAGCCGCCGCTGTTCCGCGTCACCCACGGACGCAGCCGCTACTACGTCCAAACCGACGAAGAAATGAAGGGCCAGTTGCTCGATCGCGGTCTCAACGACACCGTCTTCGAAGCCGAAGACGGGCGACGGATCGAAGGCGAGGACATGCGAAAGCTATGCGGTTCGCTGGCCTCGATGGAAGATGCGATCGTGGCCCTGGAGCGTCGCGGCGTCAGCCTCCGCGTCCACGCCGTGCGGATCGACCCGGTCAAGAACAAGTTGCCGTCGTGGTTGCTGACCTACGGCAACGAAGAACACTGGTTCCACAGCACCGATGAAGTCGAGACGCATCTCAACGAGCACAACTTGGTCCTGGATGACGAGGCGGCCGCCGAAGAAACCGAGGCGGCGGCCGATGCCGCGGCCGATGCCGCCGGCGGCGAGGCCGAGTCAGCCCCAGAGGCCAGCACCGAGCCGACCAAGACGATTGCCCACCTGGCTGAACTGCACGAAGTCCGAACGATCAACAGCGGGCTGAAAGAACTCTCCGAACTCGGGTTCTCCCTGGAAGACCTGATCCCGGCCGACCGAACCGGTATGACCACGCCACGCTTCGAATTGGTCCGCGGCGAAGACACGCGGCGGCCGATGGTCGACCTGCGCGACCTGTTGCCCGAAGTCCGGGCGGCCGGCGAAAAGGGGCTGCAAGTGACTCGCTTTAAGGGGCTGGGCGAAATGAACGCCGAAGAGCTTCGCGAGACGACGCTCGACCCGGCCAACCGAACGCTGATCAAGGTCAACATGAAAGACGCCGGGGCGGCCGATGAAATGTTCCGGCTGCTGATGGGCGACAAAGTCGAACCACGACGCGAGTTCATCGAAAAACACGCCCTCGACGTCCGGAACCTGGACGTTTAA